A single window of Paracoccus albus DNA harbors:
- a CDS encoding enoyl-CoA hydratase family protein, whose product MTEMAGIKPRHFLWEVRDRVAIIRLDRPDRKNPLTFDSYAELRDTFRALVYASDIDVVVFASNGGNFCSGGDVHDIIGPLVGMDMRGLLEFTRMTGDLVKAMIGCGKPIIASVDGICVGAGAIIAMASDLRLATPDAKCAFLFTRVGLAGCDMGACAMLPRIIGQGRAADLLYTGRVMSADEGERWGFWNALHATDALEDEALRLAHRIAAGPTFAHGITKTQLNQEWNMGLEQAIEAEAQAQAICMQTRDFERAYRAFVAKEKPVFEGN is encoded by the coding sequence ATGACCGAGATGGCAGGGATTAAACCCCGGCACTTCCTCTGGGAGGTGCGCGACCGCGTCGCGATCATCCGTCTGGACCGGCCGGACCGGAAGAATCCGCTAACCTTCGACAGCTATGCCGAGTTGCGCGACACGTTCCGCGCGCTTGTCTATGCCAGCGATATCGACGTGGTGGTCTTTGCCTCGAACGGCGGAAATTTCTGCTCGGGCGGGGATGTGCATGACATTATCGGCCCCTTGGTCGGGATGGATATGAGGGGTCTGCTGGAATTCACCCGCATGACGGGTGATCTGGTCAAGGCGATGATCGGATGCGGCAAGCCCATTATTGCGTCGGTCGATGGTATCTGCGTCGGCGCGGGCGCGATCATCGCAATGGCCTCGGACCTGCGGCTGGCGACGCCGGATGCGAAATGCGCCTTTCTGTTCACGCGGGTCGGTCTGGCCGGCTGTGACATGGGGGCTTGCGCCATGCTGCCGCGGATCATCGGTCAGGGCAGGGCGGCTGATCTGCTTTATACGGGCCGTGTCATGAGCGCGGATGAGGGCGAGCGTTGGGGGTTCTGGAATGCTCTGCACGCGACCGATGCCCTGGAGGACGAGGCGCTGAGGCTGGCGCATCGGATCGCTGCCGGCCCGACATTCGCACATGGCATTACCAAGACCCAGCTGAACCAGGAATGGAACATGGGTCTGGAACAGGCGATTGAGGCCGAAGCGCAGGCGCAGGCCATTTGTATGCAGACCCGCGATTTTGAGCGGGCCTATCGCGCTTTCGTGGCGAAGGAAAAGCCGGTTTTCGAAGGTAACTGA
- a CDS encoding SDR family NAD(P)-dependent oxidoreductase yields MSLSGKQVLITGGGTGVGAELARAFSRAGARVVITGRRVEPLEAVASALPGARAVTADVTDEASVKAMFAEAGTCDIVIANAGASDSAPFHRVDLDHWNAMLSVNLTGTFLTLREGLIQMPGWGRLIAVASTAGLKGYRYVAPYAGAKHGVIGMIRSLALEIAKRDITANALCPGFLDTEMTERSIANIMEKTGGEREAAMKALTATNPQGRLVQPEEVSAAALWLCSEGAAAVNGQAIAIAGGEV; encoded by the coding sequence ATGTCGCTATCGGGGAAACAGGTTCTGATTACCGGCGGCGGGACGGGTGTCGGCGCGGAACTGGCACGGGCCTTCAGCCGTGCCGGTGCGCGTGTGGTCATCACCGGCCGCCGGGTCGAGCCGCTGGAAGCTGTCGCCTCAGCCCTGCCTGGCGCGCGCGCGGTGACTGCGGATGTGACGGATGAGGCGAGCGTCAAGGCAATGTTCGCCGAGGCCGGAACCTGTGACATCGTCATCGCCAATGCGGGTGCATCAGACAGCGCACCGTTTCACCGCGTCGATCTGGATCACTGGAATGCGATGCTGTCGGTCAATCTGACGGGCACATTCCTGACATTGCGCGAAGGGCTGATCCAGATGCCCGGCTGGGGGCGGCTGATTGCGGTCGCCTCGACTGCCGGGCTGAAGGGCTATCGCTATGTCGCGCCTTACGCTGGCGCGAAGCATGGTGTGATCGGCATGATCCGCAGTCTGGCACTGGAAATCGCAAAGCGTGACATTACGGCCAACGCGTTGTGTCCCGGTTTTCTGGACACCGAAATGACAGAGCGCTCCATTGCCAACATTATGGAAAAGACCGGTGGCGAACGTGAGGCTGCAATGAAGGCGCTGACGGCGACAAACCCGCAGGGCAGGTTGGTTCAACCGGAGGAGGTCAGTGCGGCTGCATTGTGGTTGTGTAGCGAAGGCGCTGCTGCAGTGAACGGACAGGCAATCGCAATCGCGGGCGGTGAGGTCTGA
- a CDS encoding acyl-CoA dehydrogenase, which yields MKDSNKLVWDDPFLLEQQLTEEERMIRDTANAYAQSKLQPRVREAFRNENTDPAIFSEMGELGLLGVTLPEEYGGIGAGYVSYGLVAREVERVDSGYRSMMSVQSSLVIHPINAYGSEEQKKKYLPKLASGEWIGCFGLTEPDAGSDPGGMKTRAKKTDGGYVLNGSKMWISNSPIADVFVVWAKSEAHDNKIRGFVLEKGMKGLSAPKIEGKLSLRASITGEIVMDNVEVPESAMFPEIEGLAGPFGCLNRARYGIAWGSMGAAEACWHAARQYGLDRKQFNKPLAQTQLFQKKLADMMTEISLGLQAALRVGRLFEEGKMAPEMISIIKRNNCGKALDIARMARDMHGGNGISDEFPVFRHMCNLETVNTYEGAHDVHALILGRAQTGLQAFF from the coding sequence ATGAAAGACAGCAACAAGCTCGTGTGGGATGACCCGTTTCTGCTAGAGCAGCAGCTGACCGAGGAAGAGCGGATGATCCGCGACACCGCAAACGCCTATGCGCAATCAAAGCTGCAACCGCGTGTGCGTGAGGCGTTTCGGAACGAAAACACCGATCCCGCGATCTTTAGTGAAATGGGAGAGTTGGGGCTGCTTGGTGTCACGCTGCCGGAAGAATATGGCGGGATCGGTGCGGGTTATGTGTCTTACGGTCTTGTCGCGCGTGAGGTCGAGCGCGTGGATAGCGGCTACCGCTCGATGATGTCCGTGCAGTCCTCGCTGGTGATTCATCCGATCAATGCCTATGGCTCGGAAGAGCAGAAGAAGAAATACCTGCCGAAGCTGGCCTCGGGCGAGTGGATCGGCTGTTTTGGCCTGACCGAGCCCGATGCAGGTTCTGATCCGGGGGGCATGAAAACGCGGGCCAAAAAGACGGATGGGGGCTATGTCCTGAACGGCTCGAAGATGTGGATCTCGAACTCTCCTATTGCCGATGTGTTCGTCGTCTGGGCCAAATCCGAAGCGCATGACAATAAAATCCGCGGTTTCGTGCTGGAAAAGGGCATGAAAGGGCTGTCCGCACCGAAGATCGAAGGCAAGCTGAGCCTGCGCGCCTCGATCACCGGCGAAATCGTTATGGATAATGTCGAGGTGCCGGAAAGCGCCATGTTCCCCGAGATTGAGGGGCTGGCCGGTCCGTTCGGCTGTCTGAACCGCGCGCGCTACGGCATCGCCTGGGGCTCCATGGGCGCGGCAGAGGCCTGCTGGCACGCGGCGCGGCAATATGGGCTGGACCGCAAGCAATTCAACAAGCCGCTGGCGCAGACGCAGCTTTTCCAGAAGAAGCTGGCCGATATGATGACCGAAATCTCCCTTGGCCTTCAGGCCGCGCTGCGTGTGGGCCGGCTGTTCGAAGAGGGCAAGATGGCGCCCGAGATGATCTCTATCATCAAGCGGAACAATTGCGGCAAGGCGCTCGATATCGCGCGGATGGCGCGGGATATGCATGGCGGCAACGGCATTTCGGACGAATTCCCGGTCTTCCGTCACATGTGCAACCTTGAGACGGTGAATACCTATGAAGGTGCCCATGACGTTCACGCGCTCATCCTCGGTCGGGCGCAGACCGGGTTGCAGGCGTTTTTCTGA
- a CDS encoding FAD-dependent monooxygenase yields MKITVIGGGPGGLYTALLTKKARPDWEVEVYERNQRDDTFGFGVVFSDETLDEFLNRDKPVFERIRDKFAYWDDVAVHFKGQEMRCGGNGFCGTSRQTLLTILQDRCAELGVKMEFGVEIRPENLKTRFADSDVIVAGDGINSAIREYYKEGFQPSTVWKSNRFCWMGSSRPMDEFNYFFRETEHGPMVAHCYQYQDDRSTWVFEMDEETWQAHGFEEYDEEGSKAKLEKIFAEELDGHPLLLNRSNWRNFPRVFCENWFVDNIVILGDAKASAHFSIGSGTKLAMECAIALSDALLEHAETDVQAAFQAYDDARRTPCQIIQHNADVSLAWFEHMNRSWDMEPYQFAMVVMCRAKSITYDNLIVRDPEFVRRADDEWYARHLRETGEDLRETRPTPMFSRFKLRGMEVMNRVVMSPMAQYSADKDGNPTDWLKVHYCGHATGGMGLIYTEMTCPSADARITEGCPGMWTDEHERRWKEIVDFIHDNTGAKVAMQLGHAGRKGSTQLGWEAADHPIADEGANWPLVSASAIPWFEGESQVPAELDRAGMDRVKAEFVQATERAARAGFDMLELHCAHGYLLASFLSPLTNQRSDEYGGSLENRVRYPLEVFEAMRAVWPEDRPMSVRVSGTDWKEGGLTEDDLLAIAEAFRDAGCDLIDVSAGQTVPDQEPVYGRMFQTHLAEAVRNVPKIATMAVGAITEAAQVNTILHTRRADLVAVGRPHLWNPFFANQAAAWYGALNKKSWPKQYISGAMQAFREAEKSREKLLELQRKAAPGRHMRG; encoded by the coding sequence TTGAAAATCACGGTGATAGGTGGCGGACCTGGCGGGCTTTATACGGCACTTCTGACGAAGAAGGCGCGTCCCGACTGGGAGGTCGAGGTTTATGAGCGCAACCAGCGTGATGACACTTTCGGCTTCGGCGTCGTGTTTTCGGATGAAACGCTGGATGAATTCCTGAACCGCGATAAGCCGGTATTCGAACGTATCCGCGACAAATTCGCCTATTGGGATGACGTTGCCGTTCATTTCAAGGGGCAGGAAATGCGCTGTGGGGGCAACGGCTTCTGCGGCACCTCTCGTCAAACCTTGCTGACGATTTTACAGGATCGTTGCGCCGAACTGGGCGTGAAGATGGAGTTCGGGGTAGAGATCAGGCCGGAAAACCTGAAAACCCGCTTTGCCGATTCCGATGTGATTGTTGCGGGGGATGGCATCAACTCTGCGATCCGTGAATATTACAAGGAAGGTTTCCAGCCGAGCACGGTGTGGAAGTCGAACCGTTTCTGCTGGATGGGCTCCAGCCGGCCGATGGATGAGTTCAACTATTTCTTCCGCGAGACAGAGCACGGCCCGATGGTCGCGCATTGCTATCAGTATCAGGACGACCGCTCGACCTGGGTGTTCGAGATGGATGAGGAAACCTGGCAGGCTCACGGTTTCGAGGAATATGACGAGGAAGGCTCCAAGGCGAAGCTTGAGAAGATCTTTGCCGAAGAGTTGGACGGTCATCCCCTGCTGCTGAACCGGTCGAACTGGCGCAACTTTCCGCGGGTGTTCTGCGAAAACTGGTTTGTTGATAATATCGTTATCCTGGGTGACGCGAAGGCGAGCGCGCATTTCTCTATCGGGTCAGGCACAAAGCTGGCCATGGAATGTGCAATCGCGCTGTCGGATGCGTTGCTGGAACATGCAGAAACCGATGTGCAGGCGGCGTTTCAGGCTTATGACGACGCGCGCCGCACCCCGTGCCAGATTATTCAGCACAATGCCGACGTCTCGCTGGCGTGGTTCGAACACATGAACCGGTCATGGGATATGGAGCCGTATCAGTTCGCCATGGTCGTCATGTGCCGGGCCAAGTCGATCACATATGACAATCTGATCGTGCGCGACCCGGAATTCGTGCGCAGGGCAGATGACGAATGGTATGCCCGCCATCTGCGCGAAACCGGCGAGGATCTGCGCGAGACGCGGCCGACGCCGATGTTCTCTCGCTTCAAGCTGCGCGGGATGGAGGTCATGAACCGGGTGGTGATGTCGCCAATGGCGCAATACAGCGCAGATAAGGACGGCAATCCCACAGATTGGCTGAAGGTGCATTATTGCGGGCATGCGACGGGTGGCATGGGGCTGATCTATACCGAGATGACCTGTCCTTCCGCCGATGCCCGCATCACCGAAGGCTGTCCGGGCATGTGGACCGATGAGCATGAGCGGCGTTGGAAAGAAATCGTGGATTTCATTCATGACAATACCGGTGCCAAGGTCGCGATGCAGTTGGGTCATGCGGGGCGCAAGGGCTCTACCCAGCTTGGCTGGGAGGCGGCGGATCATCCGATTGCGGATGAAGGCGCGAACTGGCCGCTTGTCTCTGCTTCGGCGATCCCTTGGTTCGAGGGTGAAAGTCAGGTCCCGGCGGAGCTTGACCGCGCCGGCATGGACCGTGTCAAGGCCGAGTTCGTACAGGCGACCGAACGCGCTGCGCGGGCCGGGTTTGACATGCTGGAACTGCATTGTGCGCATGGCTATCTGCTGGCTTCCTTCCTGTCGCCACTGACCAACCAACGCAGCGACGAGTATGGCGGCAGCCTTGAAAACCGTGTGCGCTATCCGTTGGAGGTGTTCGAGGCGATGAGGGCCGTCTGGCCCGAGGATCGGCCGATGTCGGTGCGTGTGTCCGGTACCGACTGGAAAGAGGGCGGCCTGACCGAGGACGACTTGCTGGCCATTGCCGAGGCGTTCCGCGACGCTGGCTGCGACCTGATTGACGTATCGGCGGGCCAGACAGTGCCGGATCAGGAACCTGTTTATGGTCGCATGTTCCAGACCCATCTGGCCGAAGCTGTCCGGAACGTCCCGAAAATAGCGACGATGGCTGTCGGCGCGATTACCGAGGCCGCGCAGGTCAACACCATCCTGCACACCCGGCGCGCCGATCTGGTGGCCGTCGGTCGCCCCCACCTGTGGAACCCTTTCTTCGCCAATCAGGCGGCTGCCTGGTATGGGGCTCTGAACAAGAAGTCCTGGCCGAAGCAATATATCAGCGGGGCGATGCAAGCCTTCCGAGAGGCCGAAAAATCGCGAGAGAAGTTGCTAGAATTACAGCGAAAAGCTGCGCCGGGCCGCCATATGCGCGGTTAG
- a CDS encoding DUF1127 domain-containing protein: MTMISMNAAQGPFARIAAALRVWQHRRETRAELNRLTERELNDIGLCRADIETLVQKSA; encoded by the coding sequence ATGACCATGATTAGCATGAACGCAGCCCAAGGCCCGTTTGCGCGCATTGCCGCTGCCCTGCGCGTCTGGCAGCATCGCCGCGAAACTCGCGCCGAACTGAACCGTCTGACCGAGCGTGAGCTGAACGATATCGGCTTGTGCCGTGCCGACATTGAGACGCTGGTGCAGAAAAGTGCCTGA
- a CDS encoding 16S rRNA (uracil(1498)-N(3))-methyltransferase, producing MSKVRLFIDHPLASGQAVALNADQAHYISGVMRLKPGTVIEVFNGKDGGWEAEIVAASKRGGELSLLGQIRPQLDPPDLWLLFAPIKKARTDFIVEKAAELGASRIVPIQTDFTNSERIRQDRLQAHAVEAAEQCGGTFVPEVAAMEQLSGLLQNWDASRRILWADESRFGPADTLSQLDRGKWALLIGPEGGFSPAERKRLSDATFVTPISLGPRILRADTAAVSALTLFQEHLGDW from the coding sequence ATGTCAAAAGTCAGGCTGTTCATAGATCACCCGCTTGCCTCTGGGCAAGCCGTAGCGCTTAACGCGGATCAGGCGCATTACATTTCAGGTGTGATGCGGCTGAAGCCAGGCACCGTGATCGAGGTTTTCAACGGTAAAGACGGCGGCTGGGAAGCCGAGATCGTCGCTGCATCAAAGCGCGGGGGTGAATTGTCGCTGCTGGGGCAGATCAGGCCTCAACTCGACCCGCCCGATCTCTGGCTGCTTTTTGCGCCGATCAAAAAGGCCCGCACCGATTTCATCGTCGAGAAGGCGGCCGAACTCGGCGCTTCCCGCATCGTCCCGATACAGACGGATTTCACCAATTCAGAACGTATCCGGCAGGACCGTCTTCAGGCCCATGCCGTCGAGGCTGCCGAACAATGCGGCGGCACATTTGTGCCGGAGGTTGCGGCGATGGAACAGCTTTCCGGCCTTTTGCAGAATTGGGATGCCAGTCGTCGCATCCTTTGGGCCGATGAGTCGCGATTTGGTCCGGCGGATACGCTGTCGCAACTGGATCGCGGGAAATGGGCCCTGCTGATCGGACCTGAGGGAGGTTTTTCCCCCGCGGAGCGAAAGCGCCTGAGTGACGCGACGTTCGTGACGCCGATCAGCCTTGGACCGCGCATTTTGCGGGCAGATACGGCTGCGGTTTCAGCATTGACCCTGTTTCAGGAGCATTTGGGTGACTGGTGA
- the ubiA gene encoding 4-hydroxybenzoate octaprenyltransferase, which yields MKPALQIPDAVRDAVNGNWVDNAAPAHWRPWLRLSRIDRPIGTWLLLLPCWWGVGLAMMATGPRWFDLWIIIACAIGAVAMRGAGCTWNDITDRHIDGSVDRTAKRPIPSGQVSVRGAVIWMVMQALIGLVMLLTLGGAAIWLGILSLLPVAIYPFAKRFTWWPQVFLGIAFNWGVMLAYAAHRGGLDWAPIIAWFGGIAWTVFYDTIYAHQDYEYDALIGVKSTARLFGEDTKKWLTLFGALALILLAIAISATGTSGTGWMIAMIGLAGFGTHLLWQLRKLDLNDSDMQLFLFRSNRDAGLVLAFFLVLAGIV from the coding sequence ATGAAACCCGCCCTGCAAATACCAGACGCCGTGCGCGATGCCGTCAACGGAAACTGGGTCGATAACGCCGCCCCCGCACATTGGCGGCCCTGGCTGCGGCTGAGCCGCATTGACCGGCCCATCGGAACCTGGCTGCTGCTGCTGCCCTGCTGGTGGGGCGTCGGGCTTGCGATGATGGCGACAGGACCGCGATGGTTCGATCTGTGGATCATTATCGCCTGCGCCATCGGGGCGGTTGCGATGCGCGGTGCAGGTTGCACATGGAACGACATCACTGACCGCCATATTGACGGATCAGTGGACCGGACGGCAAAACGACCAATTCCGTCCGGACAGGTCAGTGTTCGCGGCGCGGTGATCTGGATGGTGATGCAGGCACTTATCGGACTGGTCATGCTGCTGACCCTTGGAGGTGCTGCGATCTGGCTTGGTATCCTCAGCCTGCTGCCGGTCGCGATATATCCATTTGCCAAGCGCTTTACATGGTGGCCGCAGGTATTTCTGGGCATCGCCTTCAACTGGGGTGTGATGCTGGCATATGCGGCGCATCGCGGCGGGCTGGACTGGGCACCCATTATCGCGTGGTTCGGCGGAATAGCGTGGACGGTGTTCTACGACACGATCTATGCGCATCAGGACTACGAATACGACGCGCTGATCGGCGTGAAATCAACGGCACGGCTTTTTGGTGAGGATACCAAGAAATGGCTGACGCTTTTCGGAGCCCTGGCGCTGATCTTGCTGGCCATCGCGATCTCTGCCACCGGAACAAGCGGCACAGGCTGGATGATCGCCATGATCGGCCTTGCAGGTTTTGGCACGCATCTGCTGTGGCAGTTGCGCAAACTGGACCTCAATGATTCAGATATGCAGCTTTTTCTGTTCCGCTCAAACCGCGATGCCGGGCTTGTTCTGGCGTTTTTCCTTGTCCTTGCCGGAATCGTGTAG
- a CDS encoding OmpA family protein, translating into MAELNKSSKNSRSEGRAARVILTLLALATAGAASWEVATRIAAEIETRTRSQARAALTAEGQDWARITTDGLSVRLTGTAPDEVERFRALSAVSSLIDDRRIDDRMTVAERALLEPPDFTLELMRQGQTVSLIGLLPARTDREALAERLSRNDTEVTDLTSTAAFPAPANWRQALDFGLRATEILEQGTISVTPGTVRIAANAASPDEKARIEAELADATPEGLDVRSTISAPLPVIAPYHLRMSREGETAVLEDCAAETAAASERILAAVVEAGANADSLECELGIGAPPGWDEAVLAAIGAAGDGTLDILDTAVRITLPATTSDDDLTATDEALKEALPATFSLSLQRAESAPDAGPARFTAEIGVTAPAIIAGVIPDDTMRQTVQSLARAQLGPIEGELKLDPGVPEGWPLRVLAGLDAMGVVDRGQLSVTQQLIQVTGVSGDQFATEKAVAALATRLGAGADYELAIAYDRRLDPQIEQPDGISCVDRLNTVMLESEIGFEPGGSGIAGDIGPVLREMRPIMEDCADFQIEIAGHTDAQGGEDSNMRLSLGRAEAVLNAMQEADLPVQNMVAQGYGETRPIAENDTQEGREANRRIEMTLLSPDPVAEPLPIAPSTTGTTPGAEAATEALLAAMDNAPVPDPDIPATPFDTESLAVPPRIEPPAEVLEATPDTPRPPDRPEIDIEVEDITEETQ; encoded by the coding sequence ATGGCCGAGTTGAATAAATCCAGCAAAAACAGCAGATCGGAAGGACGCGCTGCCCGTGTCATCCTGACACTGTTGGCGCTTGCGACCGCCGGCGCGGCGAGTTGGGAAGTTGCCACCCGCATCGCCGCCGAAATCGAAACCCGCACCCGTTCGCAGGCGCGCGCCGCACTGACTGCAGAAGGGCAGGACTGGGCAAGGATCACAACCGACGGATTGTCGGTCCGCCTGACGGGCACCGCCCCGGATGAGGTCGAACGTTTCCGCGCCCTCAGCGCGGTCAGCAGCCTGATCGACGATCGCCGGATCGACGACCGCATGACAGTGGCGGAACGCGCTTTACTGGAACCGCCGGATTTCACGCTGGAACTGATGCGACAGGGCCAGACGGTATCGCTGATCGGTCTGCTTCCCGCCCGCACGGATCGCGAGGCACTGGCCGAACGCCTGTCGCGCAACGATACAGAGGTCACGGATCTGACCAGCACAGCCGCCTTCCCGGCCCCTGCAAACTGGCGGCAAGCGCTAGATTTTGGCCTGCGTGCGACAGAGATACTGGAGCAGGGAACGATATCCGTCACTCCCGGAACAGTGCGTATCGCAGCGAACGCGGCATCACCCGACGAAAAAGCCCGGATCGAGGCGGAACTGGCAGACGCGACACCAGAAGGGCTGGATGTCCGTTCCACGATTTCGGCACCGCTGCCGGTGATTGCGCCATATCACCTGCGCATGTCACGCGAAGGCGAAACCGCAGTTCTGGAGGATTGCGCCGCCGAAACCGCGGCTGCGTCGGAACGCATTCTCGCCGCTGTGGTAGAGGCTGGCGCGAATGCGGATTCCCTTGAATGCGAACTTGGCATAGGTGCCCCGCCCGGTTGGGATGAGGCCGTGCTGGCGGCTATCGGTGCGGCTGGCGACGGGACGCTGGATATCCTTGATACAGCAGTGCGGATCACACTTCCCGCGACGACGAGCGACGATGATCTGACCGCCACGGATGAGGCGCTGAAAGAAGCTTTGCCGGCGACGTTTTCACTGAGCCTGCAAAGGGCGGAATCGGCACCGGACGCAGGGCCGGCCCGTTTCACAGCCGAAATCGGCGTCACGGCACCGGCAATCATCGCCGGCGTTATTCCAGATGACACGATGCGCCAGACCGTTCAGTCCCTTGCCCGCGCCCAGCTTGGCCCGATCGAGGGCGAGTTGAAGCTTGATCCGGGTGTTCCCGAAGGCTGGCCGCTGCGCGTTCTGGCTGGACTTGATGCGATGGGCGTGGTGGATCGCGGACAACTCAGCGTCACCCAACAGCTTATCCAGGTGACCGGCGTCAGCGGCGACCAGTTCGCAACCGAAAAGGCTGTCGCAGCGCTTGCGACCCGCTTGGGCGCGGGCGCCGATTACGAACTGGCGATTGCCTATGACCGCAGGCTCGATCCGCAGATCGAACAGCCCGACGGCATCAGCTGCGTCGACCGCCTGAACACCGTGATGCTCGAATCTGAAATTGGCTTCGAGCCGGGTGGATCGGGCATCGCAGGTGACATCGGCCCTGTTCTGCGGGAAATGCGACCGATTATGGAAGATTGCGCTGACTTCCAGATTGAGATCGCAGGCCACACCGACGCGCAAGGCGGTGAAGATTCCAATATGCGCCTGTCGCTCGGTCGCGCAGAAGCCGTGCTGAACGCCATGCAAGAGGCCGATCTGCCAGTTCAGAACATGGTGGCGCAAGGATATGGTGAGACGCGCCCCATTGCCGAGAACGACACACAGGAAGGCCGCGAAGCCAATCGCCGTATCGAAATGACCCTGCTGTCACCCGACCCCGTGGCAGAGCCGCTACCGATTGCGCCCTCGACCACTGGTACCACGCCTGGCGCGGAAGCCGCGACCGAGGCATTGCTGGCGGCGATGGATAATGCGCCGGTGCCCGATCCCGATATCCCTGCAACACCGTTTGACACCGAATCCCTCGCCGTGCCGCCACGGATAGAGCCGCCTGCGGAAGTTCTGGAGGCCACGCCAGACACACCCCGCCCACCAGACCGGCCCGAAATAGACATCGAGGTCGAGGACATCACCGAGGAGACGCAATGA
- a CDS encoding aromatic amino acid transaminase: MLGNLKPQAPDKILALMGEYKADTRQGKIDLGVGVYKDPTGLTPVMRAVKAAEQKIWESQDTKAYTGLAGTEEYRDAMASMVLGGVAGDRIASVGTVGGTGAIRQGLELVRMANPDAVIHVSDPTWPNHLSILKFMGQQFVEYPYFDNDTRGVAFEAMLEGLGKAKQGDVVLLHGCCHNPTGANPTAEQWDAVAASLEKTGAIPMIDLAYQGFGDGLDADAAATRMIAERLPEVLIAASCSKNFGIYRERTGILMALTADNKAREMSQGAMAYLNRQTYSFPPDHGARIVSTILTDEALSADWKAELEEVRLTMLGLRTQLAEELRSLSGTDKFDFIADHRGMFSRLGATPEQVARMKEDSAIYMVGDSRLNIAGLNKDSVPVLARAIVEAGV; the protein is encoded by the coding sequence ATGCTGGGCAACCTGAAGCCACAAGCCCCCGATAAAATCCTGGCCCTGATGGGCGAATACAAGGCCGACACAAGACAGGGTAAGATCGACCTTGGCGTCGGTGTCTATAAGGACCCGACCGGGCTGACGCCTGTCATGCGTGCTGTCAAAGCCGCCGAGCAGAAGATTTGGGAAAGCCAGGACACAAAGGCCTATACCGGCCTTGCGGGCACCGAAGAATATCGCGATGCGATGGCCTCGATGGTGTTGGGCGGTGTGGCAGGTGATCGTATCGCTTCGGTTGGAACGGTCGGTGGTACTGGCGCGATCCGGCAGGGGCTGGAACTGGTCCGCATGGCGAACCCCGATGCCGTCATCCACGTATCGGACCCGACATGGCCGAACCATCTGTCGATCCTGAAATTCATGGGCCAGCAATTTGTCGAATATCCCTATTTCGACAATGACACGCGCGGCGTTGCCTTTGAGGCGATGCTGGAAGGACTGGGCAAAGCAAAACAGGGCGACGTCGTGCTGCTGCATGGCTGCTGCCACAACCCGACCGGTGCCAATCCGACGGCAGAACAATGGGATGCCGTTGCGGCATCGCTGGAAAAAACCGGCGCTATCCCGATGATCGACTTGGCCTATCAAGGTTTCGGCGACGGGCTTGATGCGGATGCCGCGGCGACGCGCATGATCGCCGAGCGCTTGCCAGAGGTGCTGATTGCGGCCTCGTGCTCTAAGAATTTCGGGATCTACCGCGAGCGTACGGGCATTCTGATGGCCCTGACCGCAGACAATAAGGCGCGTGAGATGTCGCAGGGCGCGATGGCCTATCTGAACCGGCAGACCTACAGTTTCCCGCCCGATCACGGCGCAAGAATCGTTTCGACGATCCTGACCGATGAGGCGTTGAGCGCCGACTGGAAAGCCGAACTGGAAGAGGTTCGCCTGACCATGCTGGGTCTGCGCACGCAACTTGCCGAAGAACTGCGCAGCCTGTCGGGTACGGATAAATTCGACTTCATCGCCGACCATCGCGGCATGTTCTCGCGTCTGGGCGCAACGCCGGAACAGGTGGCCCGGATGAAAGAGGACTCGGCGATCTATATGGTCGGGGATTCGCGGCTGAACATTGCGGGTCTGAACAAGGACAGCGTTCCGGTTCTGGCGCGTGCCATTGTCGAGGCTGGCGTCTGA